The Chloroflexota bacterium DNA segment GAGGTCGTTTGCCAGGCTGGCTCTTCGATTCGCCTGGAATACATGTACCTTCATCGGCGCTGTTGCCCTTTGGCTTGCAGACCACATCATTGACCTGATGCCGATGGCGTTTGATGTGTGGCAGCGGATCAAGGGAACTCCCACGCGAGAGAGGCAAGACAAAAACAGGCCTCGTTTTTCCAAGAAGGAGAGGGAGAACTACCTGCACAGCCAAGGAAAGCGATGCATGTACTGCGGGGGCAGGTTTTCCTCGCATTACTACGATGTTGACCATAAGATTCCATGGGCTCGCTCAAGGGACAACAGGCGAAGCAACCTACAGGTTCTTTGTACTCCCTGCAATCGCCGCAAGGGTGACCAATACGATGACGACTTTAGAAAGCGCTATGCCAGTGTCTTTCCGTCCCGCCGCAAGACTCCTCCAAATCCGCCGATCCCGCAACGTAAGTTTGACGCAGTTACAAGGGCAACCAACAGAACGCGGCGCGCGCACGCAGGGAGTGGGATGCCCGTCGTAACGCGACAACAGAAAATCTTGGGTGTCAGTTTCTTCCTTGGCATTTTTTCTTTCGGCTTGTCCCTTGTGGTCCTGCAGGAGTTGGGGGTCACTTGGGACGGAATGGGGATACCGACTGCTGTGGTTGGTCTCTTCGTTGGGGGTGGGTTGTATCTGAGGGCGTGGTTGACGGGAAGGCTCTACAGCTAGCTATAATGTGACCCCCCCCACCCCTACCCACCGGCCCCTCCCCGCGCTATCCTGACCCGCAATCGACCCCGCGACGTTGGAGGCAGCCATGGCCCGTCTGGCGATTTCCGCCGACTCCCACATCCTCGAGCCCCGTGACGTGTTCGCGGGCCTCGCCGAGCGCTTCGGTGACCGTGCCCCCCGCGTCGTTCGTGACGAGGGCGTGGGCGACTTCATCGAGATCCCGGCCACCGGCACCCGCCTCAACGCTGCCATCGGCGGCGTCGGGCGCCTCGGCATCGCCGGCATGAGCCTCGACGACCCCGAGACCCACCGCATCATCGCCCTCGGCTACGACGGCCTCCGCCCCGCCCTTAAGGACCCCGTCGAGCGCATGAAAGAGATGGACGGCGACGGCGTCTGGGGCGAGGTCATTTTCCCCAGCCTCTTCATGCGCCTCTTCGGCACCCGGGACGCCGAGGTCCTTGCCGCCGCGTTCCAGAACTACAACGACTTCCTCTGGGACTTCTGCAACACCGTCCCCAACCGGCTGCGTGGCCTCGCCCTGCTGGTCATGCACGACCCCGCGGCCGCGCACCTCGAGATCCAGCGCGTCATCGCCAAGGGCTACGTCGGCGTCTGCATTCCCTGCGCCGCCCCACACGGCACGCGCTACTCGGACCCCGTCTACGACCCCATCTGGGCAACCGCGCAGGAGGCCGGGGTCACCGTCAACATGCACATCTTCACGGACGGCCACGCCGCGAACACCGGCCTGACCGGGGCGGACCTCATCCAGGCCTACGCCAGCGCCCCCAACGTTATCCAGTTCACCCTGTCGGACCTCATCGCGGGCGGGGTGGCCCATCGGTTCCCCGACCTCAGGTTCGTGGCCGCCGAGTTCAACACCGGCTGGATAGCCAACTGGCTCGAACGCATGGACCACTCAGTCTACCGCAGCCGCCGCTCCGTGCCCGACTACCTCGACCTGAAGCCCAGCGAGTATTGGCGGCGGCAGTTCTTCGCCACCTTTGAAGACGACCGGCCGGGCATGCTCACCCGAGAGGCCATCGGCGTCGAGACCCTCATGTGGGGCTCAGACTTCCCGCACCACGACTCCGTCTGGCCGCACTCGCAGGAAGCCCTGGACATGGTCTTCGAGGGCATGCCGGACGACGTCCGTCGCACCACTACCGTCGACAACGTCGCCAAGCTCTACGGCCTGTCGGTTCCCGAATGATCTACCGCATCGTCATGCTCGGGCTCATATTCATTGTGGTGCCGGGCTTGGCGATATTTTGGGCGTACCTCGCAATGAGGGGATGACGAGACGTTTGTTGTGGCCTGCGCCGGTGGAGTGACAGGCCAACTTGATTGCGGATTGTAGCTGCCCCTATAATGGCGGATAGGCCAATTCCCGGATTGGAAGGAGATTGTTATGGCGCCTACACCTTTAGCCTGGTTCCGCGGAGAGTTTGTTCCCGCGTCAGAGGCCAAGGTCGGCGTCATGACCCACGCCCTCCACTACGGCACCGCATGCTTCGAGGGTATCCGTTGCAACTGGAACGAGGAAGAAGAGAAGCTCCTCATCTTCCGCCCGCTCGAGCACTACCAGCGACTGGTCAATGGCGCCAAGGTGTTGCGTATGGAGCTGCCCATGTCGGCGGAGGATCTGGTGAAGCTCACCGTCGACCTGGTGGAACGAACGGGCTACCGTGAAGACATGTACATCCGCCCCCTCGCCTTCAAGAGCGCGGAGCGCGTCGCGAACTTGAAGCTTCATGAGCTCGACGATGGGTTGACGATAATAGCCGTGCCCTTCGGCCAGTACATCGATGTGCAGGTCGCGCGCTGCGTGACGGCCAGCTGGCGCCGTATCGACGAAACGATGATGCCCCCGCGCGTGAAGTTGAGCGCCACCTACGTCAACAGCATCCTCGCCAAGACCGACGCCGTCTTGTCCGGCTTCGACGAGGCCATCCTCCTCAACTACGACGGCAAGGTGGCCGAGGGCAGCGGCGAGAATCTTTTCGTTGTGAAGGACGGCGAGTTGGTCACCCCCCCATTGACGGCCAACATCCTCCCCGGCATAACGCGTTCATGCATCATGCAGATCGCCCGCGAGGAGCTTGAGATCGACACCGTCGAACGGCCCATCGGTCGCGCCGAGCTCTACCTTGCGGATGAGGTGTTCCTCACCGGCACGGCCGCCCACGTCACGCCCATGGGGGAGCTCGATCACCGGCCCATCGCCGACGGTCACATTGGCCCCATCACCCAAGCGCTGCAGGAGGTCTACTTCAAGGCCATCCGGGGGCAGATGCCGAAATACCGCCACTGGTGTGTTGAGGCGGTCCCGGCGCCCCTGGCGAAGGTCTAAGGCCGCCGAGCAGCTGCCGCGTCAGACCGGAGCGCCGACTGTGGATGACCTCTCCCGAGACTACGTCATCTGGGTCTTTCTCGCGGCCACCGGCGTTATCCAGATAGCCGCTGCGCACGCCGGCCTGACCAAACTGCTCTTCATTCGCGCCAAACCTTGGGCATGTGCCCTTGGCCTTCTTCTTGTCGCCGCAGGCTTTGTATGGTTCTTCCGCGACGGCGCCCGCCACATCCCCGATACAGGCAACGGCATCAACGGCAACGAGCAGGCCGCCCGATTCACTCTCACATGTCTCGCTGTCGGGGCCTTCACCTTCACCCTCTCCTCGCTCTTGAACTGCCGGGGCGGGGAGGAGGCGACGCCGCCAAACGCCGAGGGGTTTGAGGCCCTCCGCCATCGGACGTACGCGCAGGCGGTGGCGGACAGCATGAAGCTGCTCTGGGACGAGGGTCGCCGGTGGATGCGGCGATAGTCCGCTGGCTCAACGGCGGTGTCGGAGCTGTGCCGCCCTTCGATGACATCGTCCGCATCATCGTGGGCGACTACTTCTGCCCGGTGGTGCTCTCCCTGCTGCTCTTTGGCGCGTGGTTCGGTGCGAGGACTGCGGTGTCGCGCATGGTGCATCAGAAGGCCTGCCTGTCGGCGCTGATCGCCATGGCGTTCGGCAACTGGGCGGTGGAAATCTTGGACGAGCTCGTCGCCCGGCCGCGGCCCTTCGTGGAGGAGAACCTGCAACTCCTCTTCTACACCCCAAGCGACCCATCGTTCCCGTCCAACCCTGCGGTGGTTGGGATGGCGTTCGCGGCGGGGCTGTGGACGGCCAACCGCCGGCTCGGGTACGTGGCTTTCGGCGTGGCGACGGCCTGGTCTGTGTCGCGAGTCTACGCCGGTGTGTCCTATCCCACAGACGTCCTGGCGGGCGTTGCCATTGCCCTCGCCATCACGGCGATTGTCGTATGGGTCGTGCGCCGCATTGAGCCCGCGCCGACGCTGCTGCTGCGCGTGGCCCAGCGCTTCCATCTGGCGTAGCCGCCTGGTAGCTAGGGGAGAACGTTACGCGACAGCCCGGTCGGACTCGATGGCGGGAATGGCGGCAGCGTAGCGGCGGGCAAGGGTTCCCAGAAATGCCCTCATCGC contains these protein-coding regions:
- a CDS encoding HNH endonuclease, with the translated sequence MQSNEDTAIRAAQDQNAAAFEEQRADLELESPGLWALFHNGRLVNTYDTQQFAIESAERRFGPGPHFVTQIAEEPEAALDTEDPADEEKRSFARLALRFAWNTCTFIGAVALWLADHIIDLMPMAFDVWQRIKGTPTRERQDKNRPRFSKKERENYLHSQGKRCMYCGGRFSSHYYDVDHKIPWARSRDNRRSNLQVLCTPCNRRKGDQYDDDFRKRYASVFPSRRKTPPNPPIPQRKFDAVTRATNRTRRAHAGSGMPVVTRQQKILGVSFFLGIFSFGLSLVVLQELGVTWDGMGIPTAVVGLFVGGGLYLRAWLTGRLYS
- a CDS encoding amidohydrolase family protein, whose amino-acid sequence is MARLAISADSHILEPRDVFAGLAERFGDRAPRVVRDEGVGDFIEIPATGTRLNAAIGGVGRLGIAGMSLDDPETHRIIALGYDGLRPALKDPVERMKEMDGDGVWGEVIFPSLFMRLFGTRDAEVLAAAFQNYNDFLWDFCNTVPNRLRGLALLVMHDPAAAHLEIQRVIAKGYVGVCIPCAAPHGTRYSDPVYDPIWATAQEAGVTVNMHIFTDGHAANTGLTGADLIQAYASAPNVIQFTLSDLIAGGVAHRFPDLRFVAAEFNTGWIANWLERMDHSVYRSRRSVPDYLDLKPSEYWRRQFFATFEDDRPGMLTREAIGVETLMWGSDFPHHDSVWPHSQEALDMVFEGMPDDVRRTTTVDNVAKLYGLSVPE
- a CDS encoding branched-chain amino acid transaminase produces the protein MAPTPLAWFRGEFVPASEAKVGVMTHALHYGTACFEGIRCNWNEEEEKLLIFRPLEHYQRLVNGAKVLRMELPMSAEDLVKLTVDLVERTGYREDMYIRPLAFKSAERVANLKLHELDDGLTIIAVPFGQYIDVQVARCVTASWRRIDETMMPPRVKLSATYVNSILAKTDAVLSGFDEAILLNYDGKVAEGSGENLFVVKDGELVTPPLTANILPGITRSCIMQIAREELEIDTVERPIGRAELYLADEVFLTGTAAHVTPMGELDHRPIADGHIGPITQALQEVYFKAIRGQMPKYRHWCVEAVPAPLAKV
- a CDS encoding phosphatase PAP2 family protein, coding for MDAAIVRWLNGGVGAVPPFDDIVRIIVGDYFCPVVLSLLLFGAWFGARTAVSRMVHQKACLSALIAMAFGNWAVEILDELVARPRPFVEENLQLLFYTPSDPSFPSNPAVVGMAFAAGLWTANRRLGYVAFGVATAWSVSRVYAGVSYPTDVLAGVAIALAITAIVVWVVRRIEPAPTLLLRVAQRFHLA